The genomic DNA CTCCATCTTCTCGAGCACCACGGTGCGCGCAGGCATGTTGATCCCGAGCGCCAGCGTCTCGGTGGCGAAGACGGCCTTGACGAGCTTGAGGCGGAAGAGCTCCTCGACGACCTCTTTGAACGCCGGGAGGAGTCCGGCGTGGTGGGCGGCGACGCCGCGCTCGAGGTTGTCCAACCAGTCCCAGTACCCGAGGACACCGAGGTCCTCCTCCTGAAGCGCACGGGTGCGCTCCTCGACGATCGCGCGGATTTCGGCGCGCTCCTCGACCGTGGTGAGGCGGATGCCGGAACGGCGCACCTGCTGCACGGCGGCGTCGCACCCCACACGACTGAAGATGAAGAAGATCGCGGGCAGGAGATTGGCGCGCTCGAGCAGGCGCACGACATCCGGGCGATCCATCCGCTCGATCCGCCGCACGTTGGCCGCACGTGCCGGTTTGTGGCCTCCACGCGGTCGTTGCGCGTGCCTTCCCGCATGACGTTCGCTGCGATACGTCTGCGCCTCACGGTTGCTGTCGTACCTGGACCCGGTGAAGGATCGGATGCGCATCAGCTCTTGATTCACCTGAGCGGTCGCGATGCCTGCACGGTCGTCGAAGAGCGGGAGCAGGTCGTCGCGGACGAGCACATGCTGTTCCAGCGGCACCGGCCGGATCTCGGAGACGATCACTTCGGTGTCGCCGCGAACCGTGTCGAGCCAGTCGCCGAACTCCTCTGCGTTGGAGACAGTGGCGCTGAGGGACACGAGCCGCACCTGCTGCGGGAGGTGGATGATGACCTCTTCCCAGACAGCTCCGCGGAAACGGTCCGCGAGGTAGTGGACCTCATCCATCACGACGTAGCGGAGATCGCGAAGGGCGGCGGAATCCGCATAGATCATGTTCCGCAGCACCTCGGTGGTCATCACCACGATCCGGGCGTTGCCGTTGATGTTCGTGTCACCGGTGAGAAGGCCGACCTGATCGGCGCCGTACACCTCGACGAGCTCACGGAACTTCTGGTTCGAGAGCGCCTTCATGGGCGTCGTGTAGAAGGCCTTGTCGCTCGGCGTCTGCATCGCGAGATGGATCGCGAACTCGCCGATGATGGTCTTTCCCGCGCCGGTGGGAGCGGCGACCAGCACGCTGTGACCGCGCTCGAGTGCGTGGCATCCGGCGACCTGGAACGGATCCAGGTCGAAACGCTGGACTGCCGCGAAAGCGGTCGTCTCAGGATGATCGGTCGCGTCCCGTGCGGCGGAGTACCGCTCGGACGGCGAACTCATGCGGTGTCCGGGATGAGCCCGGCCGCCGCATTGCGCTTGTGCTTACGCCGATCGAAGAGCATGGACAGTCCAGCGGCCGCGAAGTACAGCACGATCAGGATGCCGGCGAGCATCAGCATGCTCACCACATCGGCTGCGGGAGTCGCCAGCGCCGCGAATACCGTCGCGATGATGATCGCGATCCGCCATCCCTTGAGGATCGCACGGCCGGACATGATCCCCGCGAAGTTCAGCGCCACGAGGAAGACCGGGAGCACGAACGAGATGCCGATCACGATCATCAGTTTGAAGACGAAGTCGTAGTACTCCTGCGCGTAGTAGAAGTTCGTCGCGCCGTCAGGTGTGAAGCTCCACATCAGTTCGATGACGTGAGGCATGATCATCACGCCCAGGTAGCAGCCCCCGAAGAAGAGCGGCACGGCCGCGAGGACGAACCCGACGGTGTACTGGATCTCCTTGCGAGTGAGCCCCGGCATGATGAACGCCCAGACCTGCCACAGCCATATCGGCGCGGACAGGAACAGTCCGATCGAGAACGCGATGCGCATACGCATGTCGAATGCGGACGTGATCGTGCCGAAGTTGAGGGCACTGAAATCGTCGCCGCGTTTCTCGGTGATGATGCGGATCGGCTCGGTGATGAAGTGGATGATGGGGTCCGCGACGATGAACGCGATCACCATGCCGACCAGCAACGCGAGCGCTGCCCACATCAGGCGCTTGCGCAGCTCGACGAGGTGCGCGCCGAGCGACATCCTCCGGTCGCGGTGCGGCGTCTTACCTTTGTCCGCGGTGGATTCTGAGACTTCCACGGACGGTCAGGCGCGCGGCGGAGTCTCAGTCTCGGAACCGGGGTCCTTGACCGTGCTCTGCTCGGCAGAGGTGGAATCGGCGCGCGCGCCGTCCTCTTCCTTCATGGCCTTCATCTCGCCCTTGAACACGCGGGCGGACTGCCCCATGCTCTTCGCAAGTGCCGGGAGCTTCGCTGCTCCGAACAAAAGAAGGATCACAGCGAGGACGATCAGCAGATGCCAGCCTTGCATTCCAGCGAACATGTCTTCTTCCCGTCGT from Microbacterium sp. LWO13-1.2 includes the following:
- the tatA gene encoding Sec-independent protein translocase subunit TatA, yielding MFAGMQGWHLLIVLAVILLLFGAAKLPALAKSMGQSARVFKGEMKAMKEEDGARADSTSAEQSTVKDPGSETETPPRA
- the tatC gene encoding twin-arginine translocase subunit TatC encodes the protein MSLGAHLVELRKRLMWAALALLVGMVIAFIVADPIIHFITEPIRIITEKRGDDFSALNFGTITSAFDMRMRIAFSIGLFLSAPIWLWQVWAFIMPGLTRKEIQYTVGFVLAAVPLFFGGCYLGVMIMPHVIELMWSFTPDGATNFYYAQEYYDFVFKLMIVIGISFVLPVFLVALNFAGIMSGRAILKGWRIAIIIATVFAALATPAADVVSMLMLAGILIVLYFAAAGLSMLFDRRKHKRNAAAGLIPDTA
- a CDS encoding DEAD/DEAH box helicase translates to MSSPSERYSAARDATDHPETTAFAAVQRFDLDPFQVAGCHALERGHSVLVAAPTGAGKTIIGEFAIHLAMQTPSDKAFYTTPMKALSNQKFRELVEVYGADQVGLLTGDTNINGNARIVVMTTEVLRNMIYADSAALRDLRYVVMDEVHYLADRFRGAVWEEVIIHLPQQVRLVSLSATVSNAEEFGDWLDTVRGDTEVIVSEIRPVPLEQHVLVRDDLLPLFDDRAGIATAQVNQELMRIRSFTGSRYDSNREAQTYRSERHAGRHAQRPRGGHKPARAANVRRIERMDRPDVVRLLERANLLPAIFFIFSRVGCDAAVQQVRRSGIRLTTVEERAEIRAIVEERTRALQEEDLGVLGYWDWLDNLERGVAAHHAGLLPAFKEVVEELFRLKLVKAVFATETLALGINMPARTVVLEKMEKFNGEARVAITSGEYTQLTGRAGRRGIDVEGHAVVQWTEGMDPQAVAALASRRTYPLNSSFRPTYNMAVNLIDLFGKTRARQILESSFAQFQADRAVVGLARQVREAEESLAGYQKSMACEHGDFPEYAAIRRELSDLEKKNRQDSHGSRAEREKRVKRIQSLRTRMQRHGCHNCPDRETHARWAERYWKLKRQNDRIRRQIETRTGTVARVFDRVVEVLETLDYVTGSGAETSLTDAGRTMRRIYGERDLLVAESLRQGLWTGLDAPSLAAMACCLVYEPRRDEANSGERGLPRGAFRAAYEKTSTLWAQLDDLEKDHHLPGSEPLAAGLAGAMHSWARGGMLDRVLIDADMAAGDFVRWAKQTIDLLDQLSIVAEDAALARTARAALDGVRRGIVAYSSM